Proteins from one Alkalidesulfovibrio alkalitolerans DSM 16529 genomic window:
- the pstC gene encoding phosphate ABC transporter permease subunit PstC: MRRETIEKLIHSTFFTIALVSILILALICFFLFREGLPLFETASVTGFLFGSYWYPTYDPPSFGILPLIVASISVTLLSSLIAIPLGVMTAIYLAEIASPRLRGFLKPIIELLAALPSVVIGFFGMVVVAPFLQDTLNVWVGYNLFNAALMLAFMSVPTICSISEDAIYSVPRELKEASLALGATHWQTIYRVIVPASITGICTATILGMSRAIGETMVVLMVAGGAAGFPTSIFDPVRPMPASIAAEMGETPFGSDHYHALFAIGIVLFVLTLVFNIVADYIAEKNKQIGSATL; the protein is encoded by the coding sequence ATGCGCAGAGAGACCATCGAAAAGCTGATACACAGCACGTTCTTCACCATCGCGCTGGTGTCGATCCTCATCCTGGCGCTGATCTGCTTCTTCCTCTTCAGGGAAGGATTGCCGCTTTTCGAGACCGCCAGCGTGACGGGCTTCCTGTTCGGCTCGTACTGGTATCCGACCTACGATCCGCCATCCTTCGGCATCCTGCCCCTCATCGTGGCCTCGATCTCCGTGACCTTGCTCTCATCGCTCATCGCCATCCCGCTTGGAGTCATGACCGCCATCTACCTGGCCGAAATCGCCTCTCCGCGGCTGCGCGGCTTCCTGAAGCCCATCATCGAGCTCCTGGCCGCGCTGCCGTCGGTCGTTATCGGCTTCTTCGGCATGGTCGTCGTGGCCCCCTTTCTGCAAGACACGCTCAACGTCTGGGTCGGCTACAACCTCTTCAACGCGGCGCTGATGCTCGCCTTCATGTCCGTCCCGACGATCTGCTCCATTTCCGAGGACGCCATCTACTCAGTTCCCAGGGAACTCAAAGAGGCCTCCCTCGCCCTTGGCGCGACGCACTGGCAGACCATCTACCGGGTCATCGTCCCGGCAAGCATCACCGGAATCTGCACGGCCACGATCCTCGGCATGTCGCGGGCCATCGGCGAAACCATGGTGGTGCTCATGGTCGCGGGCGGCGCGGCCGGATTCCCGACCTCGATCTTCGATCCCGTGCGCCCCATGCCCGCATCCATCGCGGCCGAGATGGGCGAAACCCCCTTCGGCTCCGACCACTACCACGCCCTGTTCGCCATCGGCATCGTCCTCTTCGTGCTGACCCTGGTCTTCAACATCGTGGCCGACTA